In Asterias rubens chromosome 10, eAstRub1.3, whole genome shotgun sequence, the following proteins share a genomic window:
- the LOC117295328 gene encoding sorbitol dehydrogenase-like, translating to MAGKGNLSAVLKRKGELVLEDTATPLPEKNEVQIKMHVVGICGSDIHYLLNGGIGDFIVKAPMILGHEAAGVVSALGEGVTTLKVGDRVAIEPGVPCRMCSFCKEGRYNLCPDIIFCANPPVNGSLRRFYCHDADYCYKLPDHVSLEEGALLEPLSVGVHACRRAGVRLGHNVLILGSGPIGLLSLLSAKAMGATRIIITDLDQGRLDMALKLGAHHALRVDTQDPEEMARRVEEALGCKPDISVECSGAEPSIQTGIYATKSGGVLVLVGLGPPTVNIPIVNAAVREVDIRGIFRYANCYPLALEMIASGKVDAKPLITHHFPLEKTLDAFETSRTGAGGAIKVMIHCDQ from the exons ATGGCTGGAAAAGGAAACCTGTCGGCTGTGTTAAAAAGGAAGGGAGAGCTTGTGTTG GAGGATACTGCAACACCCCTACCAGAGAAAAATG AGGTCCAAATCAAAATGCATGTAGTTGGTATTTGTGGCTCAGACATCCACTATTTGCTCAATGGCGGTATTGGTGATTTTATAGTCAAAGCACCAATGATTCTTGGCCATGAGGCAGCGGGTGTGGTCTCAGCTCTTGGAGAGGGAGTGACTACTCTGAAAGTTG GTGACCGTGTGGCTATTGAGCCGGGTGTTCCTTGTAGGATGTGTTCTTTCTGTAAGGAAGGACGTTACAATCTCTGTCCGGACATCATCTTCTGTGCTAATCCTCCAGTGAACGGTTCTCTGCGTCGTTTCTACTGCCACGATGCAGACTACTGTTACAA GCTACCTGATCATGTATCCCTGGAAGAGGGCGCCCTCTTGGAACCTCTTTCTGTCGGTGTTCACGCATGTCGTAGAGCAGGCGTCAGACTTGGACACAATGTTCTTATCCTTGGGTCCG GACCTATTGGATTGTTGTCGTTGCTTAGTGCTAAGGCAATGGGAGCCACTCGAATTATCATCACCG atttggacCAAGGTCGTCTTGACATGGCGTTGAAGCTTGGTGCCCATCATGCATTACGTGTGGATACTCAAGATCCTGAGGAGATGGCACGTAGAGTTGAAGAAGCGTTGGGATGTAAGCCGGACATCAGCGTGGAGTGTAGTGGGGCAGAACCCAGCATACAGACTGGTATCTAT GCCACAAAATCCGGTGGTGTTTTGGTGCTTGTTGGATTAGGCCCACCTACTGTTAACATTCCCATCGTAAATGCAGCTGTTAGAGAGGTGGATATTCGTGGCATTTTCAGATATGCTAACTG CTACCCTCTGGCCCTTGAGATGATTGCATCTGGTAAGGTGGATGCCAAACCACTCATTACTCATCACTTCCCTCTGGAGAAGACACTGGACGCCTTTGAGACGTCTAGAACAGGAGCAGGAGGAGCTATTAAAGTCATGATACACTGTGATCAGTGA
- the LOC117295327 gene encoding sorbitol dehydrogenase-like, with the protein MFIARTVCREEETPIPQPGRNEVQIRVQSVGICGSDVHYFVHGKIGRFVVNAPMILGHESSGVVSALGDGVTSLKVGDRVAIEPGVPCRMCSFCKGGRYNLCPDIVFCATPPVDGSLRRFYCHAADFCYKLPDHVTLDEGALLEPLAVGVYACRRGGVQLGSNVLVLGSGPIGLLSLLSAKAMGAAQIIVTDLDQGRLDMALNLGAHHALRVDTRDPEEMARRVEEALGCKPDVSVECSGAAPSVQTGIYATKSGGALVLVGRGPYSMDLPIVNAAVREVDIRGVFRYANCYPLALEMIASGKVDAKPLITHHFPLEKTLDAFETSRTGAGGAIKVMIHCDQ; encoded by the exons ATGTTCATTGCAAGAACTGTGTGCAGGGAG gaaGAAACGCCCATTCCACAGCCAGGGCGAAATG AGGTGCAGATCCGAGTGCAGTCGGTGGGGATTTGTGGTTCCGATGTCCACTACTTTGTCCATGGAAAGATCGGACGGTTTGTGGTCAATGCCCCCATGATTCTTGGCCATGAATCTTCAGGTGTTGTTTCTGCACTTGGGGATGGTGTGACCAGCCTCAAAGTAG GTGACCGTGTGGCCATAGAGCCGGGTGTTCCATGTAGGATGTGTTCTTTCTGTAAGGGAGGACGTTACAATCTCTGTCCAGACATCGTCTTCTGTGCTACTCCTCCAGTGGACGGTTCCCTGCGTCGCTTCTACTGCCATGCTGCTGACTTCTGTTACAA gcTTCCAGATCATGTGACATTGGATGAGGGAGCCCTTTTGGAGCCTCTGGCTGTAGGAGTCTATGCGTGTCGTAGAGGAGGCGTGCAACTTGGAAGTAATGTTCTGGTTCTTGGCTCAG GTCCAATCGGGCTGCTGTCTCTGCTAAGTGCTAAAGCTATGGGAGCAGCTCAGATCATTGTCACAG aTTTAGACCAAGGTCGTCTGGACATGGCGTTGAACCTCGGTGCCCATCATGCATTGCGCGTGGATACTCGAGATCCTGAGGAGATGGCACGTAGAGTTGAAGAAGCGTTGGGATGTAAGCCGGACGTCAGCGTGGAGTGTAGTGGGGCAGCACCCAGTGTACAGACTGGTATTTAT gcaactAAATCAGGGGGTGCTCTTGTTCTCGTTGGTAGAGGGCCCTATTCCATGGATCTACCCATTGTCAATGCTGCAGTCCGAGAAGTGGATATACGAGGCGTTTTCAGATACGCCAATTG CTACCCTCTAGCCCTTGAGATGATTGCGTCTGGTAAGGTGGATGCCAAACCACTCATTACTCATCACTTCCCTCTGGAGAAGACGCTGGACGCCTTTGAGACGTCTAGAACAGGAGCAGGAGGAGCTATCAAAGTCATGATACACTGTGATCAGTGA